The genome window TCCTTGAGGAACTTGACACTGTCCTGCACCGAGTTGACCTTACTTCCTGGTGCGTCAAACCAGCGCACCGGAATCTCCGCCACCTGGTAACCGAATTTGTGGGCCAGGTAGAGCAGTTCCAGGTCAAATGAGAAGCCCTGCATTTTCTGCAACTGGAACAGCCGACTGGCACGGGGTCCGAACAATTTGAAGCCGCACTGGGTATCTCTGACGGCCACGCCACTCAGCGCCCGGGCCACGAAGCGCAGGCCCCATGAAACCAGTTTCCGCAGAGCACTCTTGTTCTCCTCACTGGCTCCTTCGCCAACGCGTGAACCCACAGCAAGGTCGTAGCCTTCATCCAACTTCCCCATCAACCGGGGCAACTCCTCAATCGGTGTGCTGTTGTCGGCATCGGCAAACAGGACGCGCTGCCCCTTTGACGCCAGAACGCCGCGCTGCACGGCTCCGCCTTTCCCGGTGTTGGCATGACGGACGACCCGCAGGTTTTTCCAGCCTAACCCCTCAACCAGATCGGCAGTGCCATCTTTGCTGCCATCATCGGAGACGATAAGTTCCCAACGGTAACCCAGTCCGGAAACGATTACAGCCATGGCCCCCAGGGTCGGCAGAATCCGTTCCGCTTCGTTGTACGTAGGTATGACCACCGACAGCTCCACCGTCTCTACGGGCGATTCCCGCCATGCTTGGAAATCCTGGTATGACATTTAGCGCCTCCGGGTTCTCACAACTGACCGTACATCACGGCACGCCATCAGCCCACTTGTGATTATTGACAAGATGAAATGTGCAGTCAGACATGACTGCCTCCTGAAGTCAGTCTGCAAACCGGGTGCAACGTGCGCCCTCCTTCGCCTTGCGGCCGGGCGTGTGTCCTGGGCCATACCTGATGCTAACCAACAGCTTTGAAGCCCCATTTGGGCAAGACTTCATGGTTCCTGTTCCCCACGTGGGCAAGCCCAGTGATCCCCCGGCAGGAAAAACTTCCAAAAAGCCACTGGTCGTACCGCCAGACAGGTCCCCGCACCGGATAAGGCCGGCTGTCAAACGCGGAGGTGTCATCTGGAACAGGTGATGCCTCCAACGACAGGTCTGACCAATCCCCGGTCATGCGCCCCTGTTCCCAGGACTGCCCGCATATCTGTCAGGGCAAGAGGGTTCCAAGGCATCCGCATTTCGCGGTCCTGTTCATAACGGCCGTACCCGAAGAATTGACGCTGGGCCAGGCCACAAAATGCTGATCCAAAAGACCATATCAATATTCACTTTCCCGCCCTGCTGTACTACAGTTCCCATACAGATTATTTCGCGTGGAAGGAGAGAACGCATGCCAATCAAGTTCGGCACAGACGGGTGGCGCGACATCATTGCAGACGGATTCACTTACGAGAACGTACGTAAGGTCGCCCGTGCTCATGCGCAGTACCTGCGGTCTCAGGGTGGCCAGGAGGTCATCATTGGGTACGACACCCGCTTCCAAAGCCAGAACTTTGCCCGTGTAGCCGCTCACGCGTTCGCCTCATGCGGCCTAAATGTGCAGCTCAGTGACACGTTTATTCCGACGCCGGCCCTGTCCTTTGCCGTCTGGAATCGTGGGGCAGCGGGCGGCGCCATGATTACCGCCTCACACAACCCTCCTGAATACAATGGCTACAAGCTCAAAGGCCCTTACGGCGGCAGTGCCACCCCCGCTATTGTCCGTGCGGTAGAGGAAGTACTGGAGTCGGAAGCGGCAAGCGACACGCAGAGCGGACAGATCTCTCCCCTTGACGTCCGGCAGGCGTATTACACTCACCTCGATACCCTCCTTGACCTGGATACCCTGCGGTCGTATCCAGGCGTCCTGTATCACGATGCCATGGGAGGGGCCGGCGCAGGCTGGCTCGAAGGTTATGTCCGCCACGCTGGTCTGCCGGTTGAGGTCCGGTCCGTTCATGGTAATCCGAGTCCTTTGTTTTACGGGGTCAACCCGGAACCCATCCCGCAGAACCTCGCGGCACTGATGGACCTCCTGCAAGGCGAACAGGGCCTCACTTTCGGCGTGGCCACAGACGGCGATGCTGACCGGCTGGGTGCCGTCACCAGTGGCGGTCACTTCTTTAATAGTCACCAGATTTTTGCGGTGCTCCTCCAGCACCTGCATGCCCAAGGCGGGCGGGGACGCGTGGTGAAGACGGTCAGCACCAGCCAGGTGGTTGAACGGCTGGCGTCAATTCTTGGCCTTGAAGTGCTTGAGACTCCGATTGGCTTTAAGTACATCGCCGACGCCTTCTTGGAAGGTGAAGACGATCGGGACAAGCGGGTGCTGATCGGGGGGGAAGAGTCTGGCGGTTTGGGGGTGGCAGGCCACATCCCGGAACGCGATGGCCTCCTCATCAGCCTGCTACTGCTGGAGGCGGTGGCGAAGAGTGGCCAGGG of Deinococcus malanensis contains these proteins:
- a CDS encoding dolichyl-phosphate beta-glucosyltransferase encodes the protein MSYQDFQAWRESPVETVELSVVIPTYNEAERILPTLGAMAVIVSGLGYRWELIVSDDGSKDGTADLVEGLGWKNLRVVRHANTGKGGAVQRGVLASKGQRVLFADADNSTPIEELPRLMGKLDEGYDLAVGSRVGEGASEENKSALRKLVSWGLRFVARALSGVAVRDTQCGFKLFGPRASRLFQLQKMQGFSFDLELLYLAHKFGYQVAEIPVRWFDAPGSKVNSVQDSVKFLKDIFALRQLDRQGAYQRGS
- a CDS encoding phosphoglucomutase/phosphomannomutase family protein → MPIKFGTDGWRDIIADGFTYENVRKVARAHAQYLRSQGGQEVIIGYDTRFQSQNFARVAAHAFASCGLNVQLSDTFIPTPALSFAVWNRGAAGGAMITASHNPPEYNGYKLKGPYGGSATPAIVRAVEEVLESEAASDTQSGQISPLDVRQAYYTHLDTLLDLDTLRSYPGVLYHDAMGGAGAGWLEGYVRHAGLPVEVRSVHGNPSPLFYGVNPEPIPQNLAALMDLLQGEQGLTFGVATDGDADRLGAVTSGGHFFNSHQIFAVLLQHLHAQGGRGRVVKTVSTSQVVERLASILGLEVLETPIGFKYIADAFLEGEDDRDKRVLIGGEESGGLGVAGHIPERDGLLISLLLLEAVAKSGQGPRELFAEIERRVDYQHHYDRVDLLVDRHFDKVGALERAGHWTTVAGHTVKGVNARDGVKLLLEGDAWLLLRASGTEPVLRVYVEAPTAKAQQAILQEAVERVQTSGPEA